Proteins from one Capricornis sumatraensis isolate serow.1 chromosome 2, serow.2, whole genome shotgun sequence genomic window:
- the SEC22B gene encoding vesicle-trafficking protein SEC22b has product MVLLTMIARVADGLPLAASMQEDEQSGRDLQQYQSQAKQLFRKLNEQSPTRCTLEAGAMTFHYIIEQGVCYLVLCEAAFPKKLAFAYLEDLHSEFDEQHGKKVPTVSRPYSFIEFDTYIQKTKKLYIDSRARRNLGSINTELQDVQRIMVANIEEVLQRGEALSALDSKANNLSSLSKKYRQDAKYLNMRSTYAKLAAVAVFFIMLIVYVRFWWL; this is encoded by the exons ATGGTGTTGCTCACGATGATCGCCCGAGTGGCGGACGGGCTCCCGTTGGCCGCCTCGATGCAGGAGGACGAACAG TCTGGCCGGGACCTTCAACAGTACCAGAGTCAGGCTAAGCAGCTCTTTCGAAAGTTGAATGAACAGTCCCCTACCAGATGCACCTTGGAAGCTGGTGCCATGACTTTTCA TTACATTATTGAACAGGGAGTATGTTATTTGGTTCTGTGTGAAGCTGCCTTCCCTAAGAAGCTGGCTTTTGCCTACCTAGAAGATTTACATTCAGAATTTGATGAGCAGCATGGGAAGAAGGTGCCAACTGTGTCTAGACCCTACTCCTTTATTGAGTTTG ATAcctacattcagaaaaccaagaagcTTTACATTGACAGTCGTGCTCGGAGAAACCTAGGCTCCATCAACACTGAACTGCAAGATGTGCAGAGAATCATGGTTGCGAATATTGAAGAAGTGTTACAACGGGGAGAAGCACTCTCAG CATTGGATTCGAAGGCTAACAATTTGTCCAGTCTGTCCAAGAAATACCGCCAGGATGCGAAGTACTTGAACATGCGTTCCACTTATGCCAAACTTGCAGCAGTAGCTGTATTTTTCATCATGTTAATAGTGTATGTGCGCTTCTGGTGGCTGTGA